A single region of the Mechercharimyces sp. CAU 1602 genome encodes:
- a CDS encoding gamma-type small acid-soluble spore protein, with amino-acid sequence MAYQPKNAAKTNAQKARQQNQQAAQNAQGANAAQGEFQNEFASETNAQQVRQQNQQSQQQKQQQQQQKNQY; translated from the coding sequence ATGGCATACCAGCCAAAAAATGCGGCCAAAACTAATGCTCAAAAGGCTCGCCAGCAGAATCAACAAGCTGCCCAAAACGCACAAGGTGCCAATGCTGCACAAGGTGAGTTCCAGAACGAGTTCGCTTCGGAGACAAACGCACAACAAGTGCGTCAGCAAAACCAACAATCACAGCAACAGAAACAGCAACAACAGCAGCAGAAGAACCAATACTAA